One genomic region from Candidatus Methylomirabilota bacterium encodes:
- the rpsR gene encoding 30S ribosomal protein S18, with product MVKPVKRRRFGRRKICKFCADKIGIVDYKDIKRLRTFITERGKIIPRRISGSCARHQRQLTSGLKRVRTMALIPFAAE from the coding sequence GTGGTGAAGCCCGTGAAGCGGCGCCGGTTCGGCCGGCGGAAGATCTGCAAGTTTTGTGCGGATAAGATCGGCATCGTCGACTACAAGGACATCAAGCGGCTCCGCACCTTCATCACCGAACGCGGAAAGATCATCCCGCGGCGTATCTCCGGGAGCTGCGCCCGACATCAGCGCCAGCTGACCTCGGGCCTGAAGCGCGTTCGGACGATGGCCCTCATCCCGTTCGCCGCGGAGTAG